One genomic region from Bradyrhizobium icense encodes:
- the rpoC gene encoding DNA-directed RNA polymerase subunit beta', which produces MNQEIMNLFNPTTPAQVFDQIRISIASPEKILSWSYGEIKKPETINYRTFKPERDGLFCARIFGPIKDYECLCGKYKRMKYKGIICEKCSVEVTLSRVRRERMGHIELAAPVAHIWFLKSLPSRIGLLLDMTLKDLERILYFEYYVVLEPGLTALKDRQLLSEDEYLKAQDEYGQDSFTAMIGAEAIRELLKGLELEKLEQSLRAEMQETESDIKHKKLAKRLKIVEAFRYSGNKPEWMILTVVPVIPPDLRPLVPLDGGRFATSDLNDLYRRVINRNNRLKRLMELRAPDIIIRNEKRMLQEAVDALFDNGRRGRVITGANKRPLKSLADMLKGKQGRFRQNLLGKRVDYSGRSVIVVGPELRLHQCGLPKKMALELFKPFIYSRLDAKGLSTTVKQAKKLVEKERPEVWDILDEVIREHPVLLNRAPTLHRLGIQAFEPVLIEGKAIQLHPLVCAAFNADFDGDQMAVHVPLSLEAQLEARVLMMSTNNILHPANGQPIIVPSQDIVLGLYYLSIMREGLPGEGKIFGDMAELEHALHSKVIHLHTKIKYRWEGTDEDGKATKRWIETTAGRVMLGNVLPKNAKISYDIINKLMTKREISGVIDQVYRHCGQKETVIFCDRIMALGFYNAFKAGISFGKDDMVVPHSKWKIVDTTRTLAKDFEQQYNDGLITHGEKYNKVVDAWSKATEEIAKEMMKEISSTKKTPKGADADINSIYMMAHSGARGSPAQMRQLAGMRGLMAKPSGEIIETPIISNFKEGLSVLEYFNSTHGARKGLADTALKTANSGYLTRRLVDVAQDCIITQDDCGTKLGIKMRAIVDAGTVVASLGSRILGRVAGEDLRDPATNKVVVKRGTLMEESHVDAIQQAGIQEVKIRSALTCELVNGICGKCYGRDLARGTPVNHGEAVGVIAAQSIGEPGTQLTMRTFHIGGAAQINEQSFVESNFEGKVTIKNKSIARNSEGHLIAMVRNMVVAIVDADGTERATHRIQYGARMHVDEGDMVKRGQRIAEWDPYTRPVLTEVEGTIGFEDLVEGQSISETLDESTGIAKRVVIDWRASRGGADLRPAIVVKGKDGKVLKLARGGDARYMLSVDAILSVDTGAKVKAGDILARISTESAKTRDITGGLPRVAELFEARKPKDAAIIAEIAGTIRFGRDYKNKRRISIEPMDKTEEPREYLIPKGKHIHLQDGDIVEKGDFIVEGNPAPHDILAIKGIEELAAYLVNEIQEVYRLQGVLINDKHIEVIVRQMLQKVEITDQGDTDMISGEQVDKIEFDALNLKAKEEGKKPATGTPVLLGITKASLQTRSFFSAASFQETTRVLTEAAVNGKVDPLEGLKENVIVGRLIPAGTGASMAKIREVAVKRDKLILDEREKQAAIVPTAPEAEPLALPPAE; this is translated from the coding sequence ATGAACCAAGAAATTATGAATCTCTTCAATCCGACGACCCCGGCCCAGGTCTTCGACCAGATCCGGATCTCGATTGCGTCCCCGGAGAAGATTCTGTCCTGGTCCTACGGCGAGATCAAAAAGCCGGAGACCATCAACTACCGGACCTTCAAGCCGGAGCGCGACGGCCTGTTCTGCGCCCGCATCTTCGGGCCGATCAAGGACTACGAGTGCTTGTGCGGCAAGTACAAGCGGATGAAGTACAAGGGCATCATCTGCGAAAAGTGCTCGGTCGAAGTGACGCTGTCGCGCGTCCGGCGCGAGCGCATGGGCCATATCGAACTGGCGGCGCCCGTCGCCCACATCTGGTTCCTGAAGTCGCTGCCGTCCCGTATCGGCCTTCTGCTCGACATGACGCTGAAGGATCTCGAGCGGATCCTGTACTTCGAATACTACGTCGTGCTGGAGCCGGGCCTGACCGCGCTCAAGGACCGTCAGCTCTTGTCGGAAGACGAGTACCTGAAGGCGCAGGACGAGTACGGCCAGGATTCGTTCACCGCCATGATCGGCGCGGAAGCGATCCGCGAGCTGCTGAAGGGTCTCGAGCTCGAAAAGCTCGAGCAGTCCCTGCGTGCCGAGATGCAGGAGACTGAATCCGACATCAAGCACAAGAAGCTCGCCAAGCGCCTGAAGATCGTCGAGGCGTTCCGCTATTCCGGCAACAAGCCGGAGTGGATGATCCTGACCGTGGTGCCGGTGATCCCGCCGGACCTGCGTCCGCTGGTGCCGCTCGACGGCGGCCGCTTCGCGACCTCGGACCTCAACGACCTCTACCGCCGCGTCATCAACCGCAACAACCGCTTGAAGCGGCTGATGGAGCTGCGCGCGCCCGACATCATCATCCGCAACGAAAAGCGCATGCTGCAGGAGGCTGTCGACGCGCTGTTCGATAACGGCCGCCGCGGCCGCGTCATCACCGGCGCCAACAAGCGCCCGCTGAAGTCGCTGGCCGACATGCTCAAGGGCAAGCAGGGCCGCTTCCGGCAGAACCTGCTCGGCAAGCGCGTCGACTATTCGGGCCGTTCGGTGATCGTGGTCGGTCCCGAGCTGCGGCTGCATCAATGCGGCCTGCCGAAGAAGATGGCGCTCGAACTGTTCAAGCCGTTCATCTATTCGCGGCTCGACGCCAAGGGTCTGTCCACCACCGTGAAGCAGGCGAAGAAGCTGGTCGAGAAGGAGCGTCCCGAGGTCTGGGATATTCTCGACGAGGTGATCCGCGAGCATCCGGTGCTGCTCAACCGCGCGCCGACGCTGCATCGCCTCGGCATCCAGGCGTTCGAGCCGGTGTTGATCGAAGGCAAGGCGATCCAGCTCCATCCGCTGGTTTGCGCGGCGTTCAACGCCGACTTCGACGGCGACCAGATGGCCGTGCACGTTCCGCTGTCGCTGGAAGCGCAGTTGGAAGCGCGCGTCCTGATGATGTCGACCAACAACATCCTGCATCCCGCGAACGGCCAGCCGATCATCGTTCCGTCGCAGGACATCGTGCTCGGACTCTATTATCTCTCGATCATGCGCGAAGGCCTGCCCGGCGAGGGCAAGATCTTCGGCGACATGGCCGAGCTCGAGCACGCCCTGCATTCGAAAGTCATCCACCTCCATACCAAGATCAAGTACCGGTGGGAGGGTACCGACGAGGACGGCAAGGCGACCAAGCGCTGGATCGAAACCACCGCGGGCCGCGTCATGCTCGGCAATGTGCTGCCGAAGAACGCGAAGATTTCGTACGACATCATCAACAAGCTGATGACCAAGCGCGAAATCTCCGGCGTGATCGATCAGGTCTACCGCCACTGCGGCCAGAAGGAGACGGTGATCTTCTGCGACCGCATCATGGCGCTCGGCTTCTACAATGCGTTCAAGGCCGGCATCTCGTTCGGCAAGGACGACATGGTGGTGCCGCACAGCAAGTGGAAGATTGTCGACACCACCCGTACGCTGGCGAAGGATTTCGAGCAGCAGTACAACGACGGCCTGATCACCCATGGCGAGAAGTACAACAAGGTGGTCGACGCCTGGTCGAAGGCGACCGAAGAAATCGCCAAGGAGATGATGAAGGAAATCTCCTCGACCAAGAAGACGCCGAAGGGTGCCGACGCCGACATCAACTCGATCTACATGATGGCGCATTCGGGCGCGCGCGGTTCGCCGGCGCAGATGCGTCAGCTCGCCGGTATGCGCGGCCTGATGGCGAAGCCGTCGGGTGAGATCATCGAGACGCCGATCATTTCTAACTTCAAGGAAGGTCTGTCGGTGCTCGAATACTTCAACTCGACCCACGGCGCCCGCAAGGGTCTCGCGGATACCGCGTTGAAGACCGCGAACTCCGGTTACCTGACACGCCGCCTGGTCGACGTGGCGCAGGACTGCATCATCACGCAGGACGATTGCGGCACCAAGCTCGGCATCAAGATGCGCGCCATCGTCGACGCCGGTACGGTGGTCGCTTCGCTGGGTTCGCGTATTCTCGGCCGCGTCGCGGGCGAGGATCTGCGCGATCCCGCGACCAACAAGGTCGTGGTCAAGCGCGGCACGCTGATGGAAGAGTCGCATGTCGACGCCATCCAGCAGGCCGGCATCCAGGAGGTGAAGATTCGCTCGGCGCTGACCTGCGAACTCGTCAACGGCATCTGCGGCAAGTGCTACGGCCGCGATCTGGCCCGCGGCACGCCGGTCAACCACGGCGAGGCGGTCGGCGTCATCGCCGCCCAGTCGATCGGTGAACCCGGCACGCAGCTCACGATGCGCACGTTCCACATCGGCGGCGCGGCGCAGATCAACGAGCAGTCGTTCGTCGAATCGAACTTCGAGGGCAAGGTCACCATCAAGAACAAGTCCATCGCCCGAAACAGCGAAGGTCACTTGATCGCGATGGTGCGCAACATGGTCGTTGCGATCGTCGATGCCGACGGAACCGAGCGTGCGACTCACCGCATTCAGTACGGCGCGCGCATGCACGTCGACGAGGGCGACATGGTCAAGCGCGGCCAGCGCATCGCGGAGTGGGATCCGTACACCCGTCCGGTTCTCACCGAAGTCGAGGGCACCATCGGGTTCGAGGACCTGGTCGAGGGGCAGTCGATCTCGGAAACGCTCGACGAATCCACCGGTATCGCCAAGCGCGTCGTCATCGACTGGCGTGCGTCGCGCGGCGGGGCCGATCTGCGTCCGGCCATCGTGGTCAAGGGCAAGGACGGCAAGGTGCTCAAGCTCGCGCGTGGCGGCGATGCCCGCTACATGCTGTCGGTCGACGCCATCCTGTCGGTGGATACCGGCGCGAAGGTCAAGGCCGGCGACATCCTGGCGCGTATCTCGACCGAAAGCGCCAAGACCCGCGACATCACCGGCGGTCTGCCGCGGGTGGCCGAGCTGTTCGAGGCCCGCAAGCCGAAGGACGCGGCCATCATCGCGGAAATCGCTGGCACGATCCGCTTCGGCCGCGACTACAAGAACAAGCGCCGCATCTCGATCGAGCCGATGGACAAGACCGAGGAGCCACGCGAGTACCTGATCCCGAAGGGCAAGCACATCCATCTGCAGGACGGCGACATCGTCGAAAAGGGCGATTTCATCGTCGAAGGCAATCCGGCGCCGCACGACATCCTGGCGATCAAGGGCATCGAGGAACTCGCTGCCTATCTGGTCAACGAAATCCAGGAGGTCTACCGGCTGCAGGGCGTGCTCATCAACGACAAGCACATCGAGGTGATTGTCCGTCAGATGCTGCAGAAGGTCGAGATCACCGACCAGGGCGACACCGACATGATCTCGGGCGAGCAGGTCGACAAGATCGAGTTCGACGCGCTCAACCTGAAGGCAAAGGAAGAGGGCAAGAAGCCCGCCACGGGAACGCCGGTTCTGCTCGGCATCACCAAGGCGAGCCTGCAGACTCGCTCGTTCTTCTCGGCGGCCTCGTTCCAGGAGACCACCCGCGTGCTCACCGAAGCCGCCGTCAACGGCAAGGTGGATCCGCTGGAAGGCCTCAAGGAAAACGTCATTGTCGGCCGGCTGATCCCGGCGGGCACCGGCGCCTCGATGGCCAAGATCCGCGAAGTCGCCGTCAAGCGCGACAAGCTGATCCTGGACGAACGCGAGAAGCAGGCGGCGATCGTGCCGACCGCTCCGGAAGCGGAACCGCTGGCGCTGCCGCCGGCGGAGTAA
- a CDS encoding helix-turn-helix transcriptional regulator — MSESAHLEPLIDRIYEAGLIPSLWPAVLGELSAAIGGNGGFLFGVRDGYTSAVNSAEYDQLMPVFLRDGWSERDPNLPRAIALNHAGFVTDYDLLSEEEIATNDVYCNFYRKHGLGYRAGTIIPMPSGDSIAIVMPRHQDHGPVPQDVVKLLDGLRPHLARASLAANRIGFERARAQADALQVLGLPGAVLRGRGRVFAANGLFEALVPSLFQDRIERVTITDVTADALLAEALGPRSLADGRTVKSIPVAATAIRVPMVLHVVPVRGDARDIFTQATALLVVTPVDRAAVPTAEVLQGLFDLTPAEARVARGIGQAVTIDALADATGVNRETVRSQLKAVLSKTGLSRQQELVSLLAGKAFRGG, encoded by the coding sequence ATGAGCGAGTCGGCTCATCTTGAACCCCTGATCGACCGCATCTACGAGGCGGGGCTCATTCCGTCGCTTTGGCCGGCTGTGCTCGGCGAACTCAGTGCCGCGATCGGCGGCAACGGCGGCTTTCTGTTCGGCGTGCGCGATGGCTACACGAGCGCGGTCAATTCTGCCGAATATGATCAGCTCATGCCGGTTTTCTTGAGAGACGGATGGAGCGAACGCGATCCAAATCTGCCGCGCGCCATTGCCCTCAATCATGCAGGCTTCGTCACTGACTATGATCTCCTCTCGGAGGAGGAGATTGCGACCAACGACGTCTATTGCAACTTTTACCGCAAACACGGCCTTGGCTACCGCGCCGGAACGATCATTCCGATGCCGAGCGGCGATTCAATCGCGATCGTGATGCCGCGGCATCAGGATCATGGCCCGGTGCCGCAAGATGTCGTCAAACTGCTGGATGGGCTGCGGCCGCATCTGGCCCGGGCCTCCCTTGCAGCAAACCGCATTGGCTTCGAGCGCGCACGCGCTCAGGCCGACGCGTTGCAGGTGCTTGGCCTGCCGGGCGCGGTGTTGCGCGGGCGCGGTCGGGTCTTTGCGGCAAACGGCTTGTTCGAAGCGCTAGTCCCTTCGTTGTTTCAGGATCGTATCGAGCGTGTGACGATCACTGATGTCACGGCAGACGCGCTGCTTGCGGAAGCGCTCGGTCCGCGGTCTCTTGCCGATGGTCGAACCGTCAAGTCGATACCGGTCGCTGCGACGGCAATCCGCGTGCCGATGGTGCTGCATGTCGTCCCCGTGCGCGGCGATGCGCGCGATATCTTCACCCAGGCCACCGCGCTGTTGGTGGTGACGCCGGTCGATCGCGCTGCGGTGCCGACGGCGGAAGTCCTGCAAGGCCTGTTCGACCTGACGCCGGCGGAGGCGCGCGTGGCGCGAGGTATCGGCCAGGCTGTAACCATCGATGCGCTTGCGGATGCGACCGGCGTCAATCGGGAGACGGTGCGCAGCCAGCTCAAAGCGGTGCTATCGAAGACCGGCCTGTCACGCCAGCAGGAGCTTGTCAGCCTGCTCGCCGGCAAGGCGTTCCGTGGCGGATAA
- a CDS encoding FAD-dependent oxidoreductase — translation MLDLAIVGGGPGGLMSAWYLKKKLGDLCRVTIYEASDRVGGKIVSRKFDSAPAMYEAGVAEIYDYSMTGPDPLRELIQHFGLQTIPMDAEQVHLDGVLLNDVPGMRRKYGEKTAAAIEAFRKRCADLVSPIEYYEGVGAHDNEHPWAYMTCEEVLDKEVDDPTAKRFFKVMARSDIATEAHNTNGLNALKNFVMDIDGYIGLYSIQNGNEQLIECLRSEVDAEIQLNHRVLKVGKTASGRYQLNMMNGKGPETRDFDLVLMCLPHSWLATMSWDGEELRKSMVKHVAYFDRPAHYLRISILFDEPFWGEKIPGAWFMSEAFGGCCVYNEGARHDVGRHGVLNWLIAGSDALAFANLSDQELIDAALKSLPPSLGNARDYFLEGKIHRWLSSVNALPGGLPVRDVMTNHRPEPKEHPGIVVVGDYLFDSTLNGLLDSSDAATDIILTEMMRLRRARAQQGEVSSDKIDRSYFENYRGLGPYSEVWSQFTDPAYLTDLIKIVWNRAKGYKLLVAGSASGELVGALRERGIDAWGIENNKAIHASTPKALKKFNKLGSIVDIPFKDDEFDFVFETSLCHVSEKQVPRAVRELNRVVKTGLVFGSVTSDMAPALIDRYDLLRGVKKLGTWWEWSELFFGNGFDLSMHRRDCTDALWAATLAANKGPGQWYADADSLRYSFFDKVESED, via the coding sequence ATGTTGGATCTTGCAATTGTAGGGGGCGGCCCAGGCGGCTTGATGAGCGCCTGGTACTTGAAGAAAAAGCTTGGCGATCTCTGCCGTGTCACGATTTACGAGGCGTCCGACCGCGTCGGGGGCAAGATTGTCTCGCGCAAATTCGATTCCGCGCCGGCGATGTATGAGGCCGGCGTCGCCGAAATCTACGATTATTCGATGACCGGCCCGGATCCCTTGCGGGAACTGATCCAGCATTTCGGCTTGCAGACGATACCGATGGACGCCGAGCAGGTGCACCTCGACGGCGTGCTGCTCAACGATGTGCCGGGCATGCGCCGCAAGTATGGCGAGAAGACCGCGGCCGCGATCGAGGCGTTCCGCAAGCGCTGCGCCGACTTGGTGTCGCCGATCGAATATTACGAAGGTGTCGGCGCCCACGACAACGAGCATCCATGGGCCTACATGACCTGCGAGGAAGTGCTCGACAAGGAAGTCGACGATCCCACGGCCAAGCGCTTCTTCAAGGTGATGGCGCGCTCGGATATCGCAACGGAGGCGCACAACACCAATGGCCTGAATGCGCTGAAGAACTTCGTGATGGATATCGACGGCTATATCGGCCTGTACTCGATCCAGAACGGCAATGAGCAGTTGATTGAATGCCTGCGCTCGGAAGTCGATGCTGAAATCCAGCTCAATCACCGCGTGCTGAAGGTCGGAAAAACCGCTTCCGGCCGCTATCAGCTCAACATGATGAACGGGAAGGGGCCCGAGACACGGGATTTCGATCTGGTGCTGATGTGCCTGCCGCATTCCTGGCTCGCCACCATGAGCTGGGATGGCGAGGAGCTGCGCAAGTCGATGGTCAAGCACGTCGCTTACTTCGACCGTCCGGCGCATTACTTGCGGATTTCGATCCTGTTCGATGAACCGTTCTGGGGCGAGAAGATCCCCGGCGCCTGGTTCATGTCGGAAGCGTTCGGCGGCTGCTGCGTCTACAATGAGGGCGCCCGCCACGACGTCGGCAGGCATGGCGTGCTCAACTGGTTGATCGCGGGCTCGGATGCGCTGGCATTTGCCAATCTCAGCGATCAGGAACTGATCGACGCCGCGCTCAAATCATTGCCGCCGTCTCTCGGCAATGCCCGCGACTATTTCCTGGAAGGCAAGATTCACCGCTGGCTGTCCTCGGTGAACGCGCTGCCGGGCGGCCTGCCGGTGCGCGACGTCATGACCAACCATCGCCCGGAGCCGAAAGAGCATCCGGGAATCGTGGTGGTCGGCGACTATCTTTTCGATTCGACGTTGAACGGGCTGCTCGACTCCTCCGACGCCGCCACCGACATCATTCTGACCGAGATGATGCGGCTGCGCCGCGCCCGCGCGCAACAGGGCGAGGTGTCGTCCGACAAGATCGACCGCAGCTATTTCGAGAATTACCGTGGGCTGGGCCCCTACAGCGAAGTCTGGAGCCAGTTTACCGACCCGGCCTATCTAACGGATCTGATCAAGATCGTCTGGAACAGAGCCAAGGGTTACAAGCTGCTCGTTGCCGGCTCGGCCAGCGGCGAGCTGGTCGGCGCGCTGCGCGAACGTGGCATCGATGCCTGGGGTATCGAAAACAACAAGGCGATCCACGCCAGCACACCGAAGGCGCTGAAGAAGTTCAACAAGCTCGGCTCGATCGTCGACATACCCTTCAAGGACGACGAGTTCGATTTCGTGTTCGAGACCAGCCTGTGTCACGTTTCCGAAAAGCAGGTCCCGCGGGCGGTGCGCGAACTGAACCGCGTCGTGAAGACCGGCCTGGTGTTCGGATCGGTGACATCGGACATGGCCCCCGCACTGATCGACCGTTACGACCTGCTGCGCGGCGTGAAGAAGCTCGGTACCTGGTGGGAATGGTCCGAATTGTTCTTCGGCAACGGATTCGACCTCTCGATGCACCGGCGCGACTGCACCGACGCGTTATGGGCCGCGACGCTGGCCGCCAACAAGGGGCCGGGGCAGTGGTACGCCGACGCCGACAGCCTGCGCTATTCGTTTTTCGACAAGGTCGAATCGGAAGATTGA
- a CDS encoding ABC transporter ATP-binding protein, giving the protein MAPKPPSSDDQNPAPADDPEFAKKLAAGPAATTVAGGKAAGIPPDADKDDEEDEIELDDDDDDEDLVVFTAKEAAGAMATIYGFVKPYLGNYRKLLVFVTFGVLVETLFNVIMPLSLKFLIDDALGEEDFQALYKILGVLAVAGIVTSIIAVWYERWDARLAASIIADVRTRLFEHVQNLPASYFVRTKRGEILSRFSIDLAAFEGSVKTFANSAALPFLELIAGIILMLFLNWQLAAVALLVFPITLIGPRILTPKAVQANYEQKLNEAALLGTVQENVAAQAVIKAFSLQRRTLGWFTMRNRDVRIKTASAVFLSTMVERTVTISVLLLHLVVLAIGAYLATKGQITIGTFVTFESAFWEVSYNIAHLMHFIPVSIQSAAAVRHMQELLDEPTRGADRPGAPDLPPITNDITFDRVTFAYEGSEMPVLDNFSLKLDVGKRIAIVGPSGSGKSTLLNLILRLYTPDEGRVAIDGVDIRRVTRESLRRGMAIVFQENMLFNMSIRENIRLGKEGATDEEVEEAARKAEIHRYIMSLPQKYDTPVGERGDTLSGGQRQRIAIARAIIRNPSLLLLDEATSALDQTTEAAINRTLLKVAQGRTMIWSTHRLTSVVEMDEIIVISGGKAIERGSHAQLLAANGVYRKLWDDQGHTPYNAAAQADDDNEDDDDDEDEDEE; this is encoded by the coding sequence ATGGCGCCCAAGCCTCCGTCCTCGGATGATCAGAATCCCGCGCCGGCGGACGATCCCGAGTTCGCGAAGAAGCTCGCGGCCGGGCCTGCCGCTACGACCGTCGCCGGTGGGAAGGCGGCCGGCATCCCCCCCGACGCTGACAAGGACGACGAAGAGGACGAGATCGAGCTCGACGACGATGATGATGACGAGGATCTCGTCGTCTTCACCGCCAAGGAAGCCGCCGGCGCGATGGCGACCATCTACGGCTTCGTCAAGCCGTATCTGGGCAATTACAGGAAACTGCTCGTCTTCGTGACCTTCGGCGTTCTCGTCGAGACGCTGTTCAACGTCATCATGCCGCTCAGCCTGAAATTCCTGATCGACGATGCGCTGGGCGAAGAGGATTTTCAGGCGCTCTACAAGATCCTCGGCGTGCTCGCGGTCGCCGGCATCGTCACCTCGATCATTGCGGTCTGGTACGAGCGCTGGGATGCGCGGCTGGCGGCGTCCATCATTGCCGACGTGCGGACGCGGCTGTTCGAGCACGTCCAGAACCTGCCGGCGTCATATTTTGTCCGTACCAAACGCGGCGAAATCCTCTCGCGCTTCTCGATCGACCTCGCAGCCTTCGAGGGCTCGGTCAAGACGTTCGCCAACAGCGCCGCTTTACCGTTCCTGGAATTGATCGCCGGCATCATCCTGATGCTGTTCTTGAACTGGCAGCTCGCGGCGGTCGCCCTCCTGGTATTCCCGATCACGCTGATCGGGCCGCGGATCCTGACGCCGAAGGCGGTGCAGGCGAATTATGAGCAGAAGCTGAATGAAGCGGCGCTGCTCGGCACGGTGCAGGAAAACGTGGCGGCGCAGGCCGTGATCAAGGCGTTCAGCCTGCAGCGCCGCACGCTTGGCTGGTTCACCATGCGCAACCGGGATGTGCGCATCAAGACCGCGTCCGCCGTGTTCCTGTCCACCATGGTGGAGCGCACTGTCACCATTTCGGTGCTGCTGCTGCATCTCGTGGTGCTGGCGATCGGCGCCTATCTCGCCACCAAGGGCCAGATCACCATCGGCACCTTCGTCACCTTCGAGAGCGCGTTCTGGGAGGTGTCCTACAACATCGCCCATTTGATGCATTTCATCCCGGTGTCGATCCAGTCGGCGGCGGCGGTGCGGCACATGCAGGAACTGCTGGATGAGCCGACCCGCGGCGCCGACCGGCCGGGCGCGCCGGATTTGCCGCCGATCACCAACGACATCACCTTCGACCGCGTCACCTTCGCCTATGAAGGCAGCGAGATGCCGGTGCTCGACAATTTCAGCCTCAAGCTCGATGTCGGCAAGCGCATCGCGATCGTCGGGCCGAGCGGCTCCGGCAAAAGCACGCTGCTCAACCTGATCCTGCGTCTTTACACGCCGGACGAGGGGCGGGTGGCGATCGACGGCGTCGATATCCGCCGCGTAACGCGCGAATCGTTGCGCCGAGGCATGGCCATCGTGTTCCAGGAGAACATGCTGTTCAACATGTCGATCCGCGAGAACATCCGGCTTGGGAAGGAAGGCGCCACCGATGAGGAGGTCGAGGAAGCCGCGCGCAAGGCCGAGATTCACCGCTACATCATGAGCCTGCCGCAGAAATACGACACGCCGGTCGGCGAGCGCGGCGACACGCTGTCGGGTGGCCAGCGTCAGCGCATTGCGATCGCGCGCGCGATCATCCGCAATCCGTCGCTGCTATTGCTCGATGAAGCGACCTCGGCACTCGACCAGACCACGGAAGCCGCGATCAACCGCACGCTTCTGAAGGTGGCGCAAGGGCGCACCATGATCTGGTCGACCCACCGCCTGACATCGGTGGTCGAGATGGACGAGATCATCGTGATTTCAGGCGGTAAGGCGATCGAGCGCGGCTCGCATGCGCAGTTGCTCGCGGCCAACGGCGTCTACCGCAAGCTCTGGGACGACCAGGGCCATACGCCGTACAACGCCGCCGCTCAGGCCGACGACGACAACGAAGATGACGACGACGATGAGGATGAAGACGAGGAGTGA
- the rpsL gene encoding 30S ribosomal protein S12, which produces MPTINQLIAKPRTVQKSRKKVPALQQSPQKRGVCTRVYTTTPKKPNSALRKVAKVRLTNGFEVIGYIPGEGHNLQEHSVVMIRGGRVKDLPGVRYHILRGVLDTQGVKNRKQRRSKYGAKRPK; this is translated from the coding sequence ATGCCGACGATCAACCAGCTGATCGCAAAACCGCGTACCGTACAGAAGTCGCGCAAGAAGGTGCCGGCGCTGCAGCAGTCGCCGCAGAAGCGCGGCGTGTGCACGCGCGTCTACACCACGACCCCGAAGAAGCCGAACTCGGCGCTTCGTAAGGTTGCCAAGGTGCGCCTGACCAACGGCTTTGAGGTGATCGGCTACATCCCGGGTGAAGGCCATAACCTTCAGGAGCACTCGGTGGTGATGATCCGCGGCGGCCGCGTCAAGGACTTGCCCGGCGTGCGCTACCACATCCTCCGCGGCGTCCTCGATACCCAGGGCGTCAAGAACCGTAAGCAGCGTCGTTCGAAGTACGGCGCGAAGCGTCCGAAATAA
- the rpsG gene encoding 30S ribosomal protein S7 has translation MSRRHSAEKREVNPDPKFGNVIITKFMNSIMYDGKKSAAENIVYGALAMIEAKTKQGPLTVFEQALENVMPTIEVRSRRVGGATYQVPVEVRSVRRQALGIRWLITAARERNEKTMTERLSAELLDASNNRGNAVKKREDVHRMAEANRAFSHYRW, from the coding sequence ATGTCTCGTCGCCATTCTGCCGAAAAGCGTGAAGTCAACCCGGATCCGAAGTTCGGGAACGTCATCATTACGAAGTTCATGAATTCGATCATGTACGACGGCAAGAAGTCTGCTGCCGAAAACATCGTCTATGGCGCGCTCGCCATGATCGAGGCCAAGACCAAGCAGGGGCCGCTCACCGTGTTCGAGCAGGCGCTGGAAAACGTCATGCCGACCATCGAAGTGCGGTCCCGCCGCGTCGGTGGCGCCACCTACCAGGTGCCGGTCGAAGTGCGTTCGGTCCGCCGCCAGGCGCTGGGGATTCGCTGGCTGATCACGGCCGCGCGCGAGCGTAACGAAAAGACGATGACGGAGCGGCTCTCGGCCGAGCTGCTCGATGCGTCAAACAACCGGGGGAACGCCGTCAAGAAGCGTGAAGACGTGCACCGCATGGCGGAAGCCAACCGCGCCTTCTCGCATTATCGCTGGTAA